GGTAGCAAATATACAAATTGCACGACAAAAACTTAAGGGCATGGAATCATTCCAAATAAAAACAATGAAGGATAACAAACAAAGCCGACGCACTCAATTTCAAAGACAATGCTACTAAGTAGAAGTAACTTATAGGAGGAGATTGAGGCTCAATCACATAAATGGAACAAGTCTGTCTTTTTCCTCACATCAACTACTGTCTGTAGTATGAGCTTTTTCTTTCTTTCATAACattaccttttttttttcttttcttttcttttttgaaGGGGTTCTTAACATTACCTTGGATGATGATTGTTCAACTATTTTAATCTGAATCGCACTTTATTACATTCACAATGCCAAAGTTACAATTTTCGAATTTTAGGGAGGATAATTATCATAATACTATACTATAAAGAGATAAACTTTGAATACTAACATCTTGAAAGAAGGCTTTGATGCTCCTGTTTCTGATGTGTCCATGGCTGCAATGAACAAATAACCATGAATATATAGATAAATAGTATGAGCGATTGGTTCACAAACATTATAAAAGTCAAATACCTTGAGGAATATCTACTACGACGGAGGTGGATTCACCGGTGTCCATCGAAACGGCGGCGTTCCGCTTCTTCTTGTTTCTGTTCTTAGCCATTGCGCACTCGACGGAGAGAGAGAAGCATTCAAGAAGAAGGTGCTGATTTCTAAAGCCCTAGTTTTTATAGGAGCCAGTGGGCCGAATTAATGGGCTTGGCCGATTTGAGATTCGCACTTTTTACAAGGGCCAAAATGTAGATTTCTTCTAAATGTAGAGGATGTCCGTAATTTTATGTAAACTTCGGACACATTTCTGCAAACTTACCCGTTTCTTTCGGTCGTGCCGTGCCTGTTCtgttttttttcttctctttcaGTTTTCTAGTTCCCTCTCTTTTCTCTGTCTGGCCGTTTCgttctggaaaaaaaaaaaaacgaacacAAAGCAAATGTTGTTCTTTGGGAATGAAATTTAAATCCTTTAACGCAACAACAAACAGACTTTCTTCTTCTTGTCGTCTTCATCTGTTGTTGTTTTCCATTTTAAGGTTTTGGTTTCTAAAATTAAGCTCAACAAAATTGTCCCTGTAACGTGTTTTTCCTCTGTTACTAAATGGATAAAAAATTAGGTTTTGCAGAGCTCAAATCCTCTCTAGAATGCTGAGTTTGGAGTGTCAATAGTCTGTTATCTCTCAATTGATCAACACAACTTTTTGATACGGGGGCTGAGAAAGTttagattttattttattttttaaaaaaaagagagaaaaggaTGATGTTTTCAACATCGCCGGATTCTCTGGCGAAGAGTTCTCTGGAGGAGATGTTGGAGTCCCTGTGGCGGCGAGAAGAGAGCAAAATGATGGGTAAGGACCTGCCACCGGCACTTCCGTCGCGCCCCACCTCGAGGGCGCCAAGGTTGCCGTCTTCAGCCAGGAGGAAATCGCTTCTGGATGTCGAAAACATTCAAAGGAAGGAGTTGAGGAGTGTGGGCAAAATGAATAGCTTTGGGAGCAGGAAGTCGCCAGCTGCTAACAATTTTGAGGAGTCGCCTTACATGGCCGATGAGCAAATTAGGAAGAAGACGGAAGAGGAAGAGGAAGCCGCCGCCGCTAACGTGGTTGGACTAGAACAAGGGAAGTGGAATGACAGCATAGATTACTTCATCAACAAGGTAACTTACTTTTACTGATATTTATTAATTCTACTTACCTGTTTGGTTTGAGAAATATAAGGATTAGGTATAGTACTGTAGAATAGCTTAGCATTACATGTGAATTGGAAGCTTTTTTTTGTTTCAGAAACTTCGTATTTGGTGTCGGCTTCAAACTGGAGAAAGGGAGCTTGGAACAGTGCAGTCAACTTCAGGGGAGGAAGCATCTGTTTTGCTTTCCAACAGAAACGTAAGATCGAGTTCCTCCTCCTCCTTCGTTTAACTATAAATTAGTAGGTCATCTTCTTCATTTAACTATAACTTAGTTTATTAAAGGTCGTTGTTAATTGTACGTACTAGGTTGTAAAAGTGCCAATTGAAGACCTAGTCCCTGCGAATCCAGATATCCTTGAAGGAGTGGACGATCTAATACAGCTTAGTTACTTAAATGAGCCATCAGTCCTTCACAACCTTGCTCATCGATACACTCAAAATTTGATATATGTAAGTGCAATGAACGGAGTAGACGCATTATTAATTCATATCCATTTTCTGCTCGTAAACTAATGGCTGGCTGGTGTTTCCTTTTGATTTGCTAGAGCAAAGCAGGATCAGTTTTAATTGCAGTCAATCCCTTCAAAGAAATAAAAATTTATGGCAATGATTTACTTACGGCTTATAAGCAGAGAGCTACTTACAGCCCCCATGTTTATGCTACCGTGGATCATGCTTACAACGAGATGATGCAAAGTCAGAATCAAAATCTCTCTCTCTGTCTCTCTCATTTAATGCTACCTTGTGGCCTTTTATAACTTTTTACGTTGCTCATTGTTTCTACTTGGTTGTAATTTAATTTGCAGATGGAGTAAATCAATCCATTATTATAAGGTTTGTTCGGTTCTCATTCATCAACATTAATTCTCCTTGGTGTTACTTTGTGACATTGTTTTAAAGGGAGTCCAATCAATCACTATTCTATGTATGAATCGAATCTCATAGTACTTATGCTATGACCGTTTTGAATTTACTTTTACAGTGGGGAAAGTGGAACTGGGAAAACTGAGACAGCAAAATTTGCAATGCAGTACCTAGCTGCTCTTGGTGGTGGCAGTGGTGGGATTGAGCACGAAATCCTTCAGACAAACTGTATACTTGAAGCATTTAGAAATGCAAAAACATCTAGGAATGACAATTCAAGCCGATTTGTGAGTGTCTTGTTTCTTCCCCATCTAGGTTCTTCCTACTTTTATAAAGCCTGgcctttgattttttttttcttttttaaaaaaaaaaactactttGCAGGGGAAATTGATTGAAATTCACTTCAGCACAATGGGGAAGATCTGTGGTGCAAAAATCCAGACTTGTAAGAAATTTTATACTCACTACATTTCTGTTTAAGAGATTCTAATTTCCTATAAAGTAGCGACTGACTTGATGTTTACCTTCACTGTGCTATGTCAAACCTGGGCAGACCTGTTAGAGAAGGTAAAGTTGATTCCAACACTGTGAGCTTGTAagttaagtatatataatatacgaaCCGCTATTTCTGAATGATGACAATGTTTTCCTGAGCAGTCGAGGGTAGTTCAGCTGGCTGATGGTGAAAGGTCATACCATATCTTTTACCAACTGTGTTCTGGTGCTCCATCAAATCTTAGAGGTACCATTCATTTCTATATGTTTAAAGTTAAACTTCATATTTCTATTCTAGTCCTTAATTTTCTTCCCTGATTAAGTAGTTTTAGATGGAAAACTGAGTTTCTGCGAGACTTATAATTTTATTCATTCATTTCATTTTGAAGGGTTGAATTAATTTATTTCGATGTACCTTATTGTTTGCAGAAAGACTCAATCTTAAAGTGGGTAGTGAATACAAATAACTGAATCAAAGCGAATGCCTGGAAATTGATGGTGTTGATGATGCTAAGAAATTCCATAAGCTTGAGGTAATGACAAGTACTTGTACATACATGTGATGGAAAGCTCTTTTACTGTTCAACAATGCCTCAGTCTTTTGGATCTCAACTTATcaatttattataatttttcttcagCAAGCTTTGGAGATTGTTAAAGTTTCCAAGGAAGATCAAGAGTATACATTTGCGTTGCTTGCTGCCGTATTATGGCTTGGAAACATTTCTTTCCAAGTAATTGACAATGAAAATCATGTTGAGGTGCTGGAAGATGAAGGTAAAAATTTTTCCCGGCCTTAGTCatatgtatataaaggaagtttTACTTAGTGATATTCCCATTTCTTTTTCAGCCATAAGCAGCGCTTCCAATTTGATGGGTTGTGGTGCCCAAGAATTAATGTCAGCACTATCTACCCGCAAAATCCAAGCTGGGAGGGATAGGATTGCTAAAAAACTGACATTTCAGCAGGTAATTTTCAGAGTTCCTAATTTAATTGGGGAATTGCCCTCAATACACCTCGTTACAATAAAAATGATATGGGAAATTTTCTCTTCCTTTGCAGGCAATTGATACCAGGGATGCATTGGCCAAATTCATCTATGCAAGTTTATTCAACTTCCTTGTAGAGAAAGTTGACGAGTCTCTAGCTGTGGGAAAACATTGCACTGGAAGATCCATAAATATTGTTGATATTTACGGCTTCGAGTCATTTAAGGTAAACAAAAGGCAGAGTCAGTTAAGTTTTCTTTCAGATATATTATCGCTTTGATGATTTCATCTATCCTCATCATTTGCAGAAAAATAGCTTTGAACAATTCTGTATAAATTATGCAAACGAGCGGTTGCAACAGCATTTTATCCGACATCTTTTCAAGCTCGAGCAGGAGGTGAGTATTTTAAGATCTGGTTTTTGACTTTCGTCATCATGAATTTTGTTAATATGACTTTTCCTTTCGGTTTCAGGATTATGAAACAGATGGGATTGACTGGAAAAAAGTGGATTTTGAGGACAATGATGAGTGTTTGAATCTCTTTGAGCAGGTATGCATGCATGTGAtggttttacttttacttttacagcAGAGCTACAATACATCTGTTTGACCTTTGCAGAAACCTCTGGGGCTAATTTCTTTATTGGATGAAGAATGTAACTTCCCAAAGACCACAGATTTGACCTTTGCCGATAAGCTTAAACAACACCTGAGTCAAAATACTTGCTTTAAAGGGGAAAGAGGCAAGGCTTTTACTGTTGGTCACTATGCTGGACAGGTCAGATCAACGTTCCTTCCTCCTAATCATTTCTTTAAATAAATCGATCCTCTGTAAGTACAATATATCATAACTTAATGGTTGATTTGATCAGGTTATA
This DNA window, taken from Rutidosis leptorrhynchoides isolate AG116_Rl617_1_P2 unplaced genomic scaffold, CSIRO_AGI_Rlap_v1 contig384, whole genome shotgun sequence, encodes the following:
- the LOC139883337 gene encoding LOW QUALITY PROTEIN: myosin-2-like (The sequence of the model RefSeq protein was modified relative to this genomic sequence to represent the inferred CDS: deleted 1 base in 1 codon; substituted 1 base at 1 genomic stop codon), which produces MMFSTSPDSLAKSSLEEMLESLWRREESKMMGKDLPPALPSRPTSRAPRLPSSARRKSLLDVENIQRKELRSVGKMNSFGSRKSPAANNFEESPYMADEQIRKKTEEEEEAAAANVVGLEQGKWNDSIDYFINKKLRIWCRLQTGERELGTVQSTSGEEASVLLSNRNVVKVPIEDLVPANPDILEGVDDLIQLSYLNEPSVLHNLAHRYTQNLIYSKAGSVLIAVNPFKEIKIYGNDLLTAYKQRATYSPHVYATVDHAYNEMMQNGVNQSIIISGESGTGKTETAKFAMQYLAALGGGSGGIEHEILQTNCILEAFRNAKTSRNDNSSRFGKLIEIHFSTMGKICGAKIQTYLLEKSRVVQLADGERSYHIFYQLCSGAPSNLRERLNLKVGSEYKXLNQSECLEIDGVDDAKKFHKLEQALEIVKVSKEDQEYTFALLAAVLWLGNISFQVIDNENHVEVLEDEAISSASNLMGCGAQELMSALSTRKIQAGRDRIAKKLTFQQAIDTRDALAKFIYASLFNFLVEKVDESLAVGKHCTGRSINIVDIYGFESFKKNSFEQFCINYANERLQQHFIRHLFKLEQEDYETDGIDWKKVDFEDNDECLNLFEQKPLGLISLLDEECNFPKTTDLTFADKLKQHLSQNTCFKGERGKAFTVGHYAGQVIYDTNGFLEKNRDPVHSDLMELLSSCTSQFLQLFGSKMSNQLCGAREYTSKQTVGTKFKGQLFKLMYQLENTSPNGKQLPGEYDQQLVLQQLRCCGILEVVRISRSGYPTRMTHQEFAARYGFLLLDKDVPRDPLSVSVAVLQQFNILPQNYQVGYTKVYLRTGQIGVLESKRKQVLQGLIGIQKHIRGWKALCYFHDLKNRVTTIQTFVRSENARRKYDIMANEHLSAIICFQSVIRGCLVRKQFSNMRNSKSPYLTTLMGPLVELSIFLLLQQDVLSEEQDPGVTLIAELQKRVVSAETALREKEEENSSLREQVKHLEAKMKSAEDTWQNQMAIRNMNYVISGTPGIRSGASTSPCNRFYDSDDASMVSQTLWGTTPIKFANGTSLVVNNHGIDNLVKEFENQRQTFEEHAKALEKVKLVGHSPVDELRQLKLRFQAWKRDYKFRLKENKARLHKLDHNNVEKVRRKWWEKLVS